In Syntrophobacterales bacterium, a genomic segment contains:
- a CDS encoding 4Fe-4S binding protein translates to MSDYFHSVTLDYDKCVGCTNCIKRCPVEAIRVHEGKAKIMQERCVDCGECIRACPNHAKIAITDTLEKLSSFKYKIALPAPSFFGQFSDDTKMEDIFDAFTRIGFDDIFEVALAAEIASFVVHRYLENTGSTRPLFSSACPAVLRLMQIRFPDLLGQVLPVMTPMEMAARIAKEDTAKRTGLDYEEIGAFFISPCPAKVTEMKHPMTNGISSVDGVIGVSLIYRDILKQIGKNRGSEKHGSPRKAGNIGLAWGYVTGESKGVNFGTSLAVSGIHNVISLLEEIERGELRDVDFIELQSCIGGCVGGPLNIQNLFVGRVRLRHLVKKYPAVAPYYDEEWLHGIYASSAFELSEPIQPRPIMVLDEDVSRALIKMERLDSITKDLPGLDCGACGSPSCRALAEDIVRGLAFETDCIIKLRGRLTTLAEEILDLARKPPPAMSDNSAKHDTKG, encoded by the coding sequence ATGTCTGATTATTTCCATTCGGTAACACTTGACTACGACAAATGCGTGGGTTGCACGAACTGCATAAAGCGGTGCCCTGTCGAAGCAATCCGTGTTCACGAAGGGAAAGCCAAGATTATGCAGGAAAGGTGCGTCGATTGCGGCGAATGCATCCGCGCCTGCCCCAACCACGCAAAGATAGCGATCACGGATACCTTGGAAAAATTATCCAGCTTCAAATATAAAATTGCCCTTCCTGCGCCCTCTTTTTTTGGGCAGTTCAGCGACGACACAAAGATGGAAGATATATTTGATGCGTTTACACGCATAGGGTTCGACGATATCTTTGAGGTGGCCCTCGCCGCCGAAATAGCCAGTTTCGTGGTGCACCGTTATCTCGAAAACACCGGATCCACAAGGCCTCTTTTTTCCTCTGCCTGCCCTGCCGTACTCCGCCTCATGCAGATCAGATTCCCCGATCTTCTTGGCCAGGTTCTACCTGTAATGACTCCTATGGAGATGGCTGCCCGCATTGCAAAAGAAGATACAGCAAAAAGAACTGGTCTTGATTATGAGGAAATAGGGGCATTCTTTATCTCTCCCTGTCCTGCCAAGGTAACAGAGATGAAGCACCCTATGACGAATGGAATCTCCTCTGTTGACGGTGTTATCGGTGTTTCATTGATCTACAGAGACATACTGAAACAGATCGGAAAGAACCGGGGCAGCGAAAAGCATGGATCTCCCCGTAAGGCAGGAAATATCGGATTGGCCTGGGGATACGTCACCGGGGAATCAAAAGGGGTTAATTTCGGCACAAGCCTTGCGGTGAGCGGTATTCACAACGTTATCAGCCTCCTGGAAGAAATTGAGCGCGGAGAGCTGCGGGATGTGGATTTCATAGAACTGCAATCATGCATCGGGGGATGCGTGGGCGGGCCGCTCAACATACAGAACCTCTTCGTAGGACGGGTCCGACTTCGTCACCTTGTCAAGAAATATCCGGCCGTTGCGCCGTATTACGATGAAGAATGGCTGCACGGCATATACGCGAGCAGCGCCTTTGAACTGAGCGAGCCGATTCAGCCGCGACCGATTATGGTCCTTGATGAGGACGTATCCAGAGCACTAATAAAAATGGAACGATTGGACTCAATAACAAAGGATCTTCCGGGTTTAGATTGCGGCGCCTGTGGATCGCCTAGTTGTCGTGCCCTTGCGGAAGATATCGTCCGCGGACTCGCTTTCGAAACCGATTGTATCATAAAATTGCGGGGAAGACTGACGACGTTAGCCGAAGAAATCCTTGATCTGGCAAGAAAGCCGCCGCCAGCCATGTCCGACAACTCGGCAAAACACGACACTAAAGGATAA
- a CDS encoding ATP-binding protein: MSPDNEPRLAFKFQVNDKDFIMAGEAASKTKKALQQLGLRQEIVRNAAIIVYEAAMNIVIHANHGEIQVTIVPDHVTVIARDEGEGIPDVDLAMQEGYSTAPEEVREMGFGAGMGLPNIKHCSDSLDIETHPGIGTTLKVTLYSHPKDSNKAETGAMYV, encoded by the coding sequence GTGAGCCCTGACAATGAACCCCGTCTTGCATTCAAATTTCAGGTGAACGACAAAGACTTCATAATGGCCGGCGAGGCTGCATCAAAGACAAAAAAAGCCCTGCAACAGTTGGGTCTCAGACAGGAAATTGTAAGGAATGCGGCTATTATTGTGTATGAGGCCGCAATGAACATAGTGATCCATGCGAATCACGGAGAAATACAGGTAACCATAGTCCCGGACCATGTAACCGTTATAGCCCGTGATGAGGGCGAGGGGATTCCAGATGTTGATCTGGCTATGCAGGAGGGGTATTCGACAGCCCCGGAAGAGGTGAGGGAAATGGGTTTTGGAGCCGGCATGGGTTTGCCTAACATTAAGCATTGCTCGGATTCGTTGGATATTGAAACGCATCCCGGCATAGGCACAACCCTGAAAGTGACACTCTATTCGCACCCAAAGGACAGCAATAAAGCCGAAACAGGAGCCATGTATGTCTGA
- a CDS encoding CBS domain-containing protein produces MVKPETTMNEYVSLMTEKRIRHLPVLNKGKLSGLASIGDVVKAIINEQEIGIEYLNNYIMDKLSG; encoded by the coding sequence GTGGTTAAGCCCGAAACAACGATGAACGAGTACGTTTCGCTTATGACAGAAAAACGCATCAGACACCTTCCCGTTCTTAACAAAGGAAAATTGTCGGGATTGGCGTCCATTGGAGACGTGGTAAAAGCAATTATCAATGAGCAGGAGATCGGGATTGAATACCTGAACAATTACATCATGGATAAATTATCTGGATAA
- the hydE gene encoding [FeFe] hydrogenase H-cluster radical SAM maturase HydE, with protein MKKLEMFLDPSHELARNDLIGLLGLQDREAMEELFQRAYEVKLQQVGKKVYFRGIIEFSNICGKDCFYCGIRKSNRNVVRYRMSEKEILEGARFACESNYGSIVLQSGERKDSRFTAFVEKTVKAIKEMSGGKLGITLSLGEQDEETYRRWFQAGAHRYLLRIETSHEALYRRLHPKDHSFRKRLNCLNLLKMMGYQVGTGVMIGLPGQTVENLADDILFFEKMDVAMIGMGPYLIHKDTPLSSEVTDFETIKDRQLDLALKMIAVTRLYLKDVNIASTTALQALTPTGREMGLRAGANIIMPNITITKYRSSYQLYDNKPCLDENATFCRACLEQRIESIGETIGYNEWGDSPHFKKKETGEAVDESGHIQH; from the coding sequence ATGAAGAAATTGGAAATGTTCTTGGATCCGTCTCATGAGTTGGCCAGGAATGACCTGATAGGCCTTTTAGGCCTCCAAGACCGGGAGGCTATGGAGGAGCTGTTTCAAAGGGCATACGAGGTAAAGCTTCAGCAGGTGGGGAAAAAAGTGTATTTCAGGGGTATTATCGAGTTTAGCAACATATGCGGCAAAGACTGTTTTTATTGCGGGATAAGAAAAAGCAACCGCAATGTGGTCCGTTACCGGATGAGTGAAAAAGAGATTCTTGAGGGGGCCCGCTTCGCCTGCGAGAGCAATTACGGCTCCATAGTCCTCCAGTCGGGGGAACGTAAGGATTCCAGGTTTACTGCCTTTGTGGAGAAGACGGTGAAAGCCATAAAGGAGATGAGCGGCGGTAAACTCGGCATTACGTTGTCTCTTGGAGAGCAGGATGAAGAGACATACAGGCGCTGGTTCCAGGCTGGGGCGCACCGCTATCTCCTTAGAATTGAAACGTCCCATGAGGCGCTCTACCGCCGTCTTCATCCTAAAGATCACAGTTTCAGGAAGAGGCTCAATTGCCTGAATTTACTGAAAATGATGGGCTATCAGGTAGGAACTGGGGTCATGATAGGGCTTCCTGGACAAACTGTGGAGAATCTGGCCGATGATATTCTTTTCTTTGAGAAGATGGATGTTGCCATGATTGGGATGGGACCCTATCTGATTCATAAGGATACGCCCCTTTCCTCCGAAGTTACGGATTTCGAGACGATAAAGGATCGACAGCTCGACCTTGCCCTCAAGATGATCGCGGTTACCAGGCTCTATCTGAAAGACGTGAACATTGCATCTACCACGGCTCTTCAGGCGCTCACGCCGACAGGCCGGGAAATGGGACTCAGGGCAGGAGCCAACATCATTATGCCCAACATCACCATCACCAAATACCGGTCATCTTATCAATTGTATGACAATAAACCGTGCCTTGATGAAAATGCCACATTCTGCAGGGCATGTCTGGAGCAAAGGATCGAATCCATCGGCGAAACCATCGGATACAACGAGTGGGGCGATTCTCCTCACTTTAAAAAGAAAGAGACCGGAGAGGCGGTAGACGAGAGCGGTCACATTCAGCATTGA
- a CDS encoding DNA adenine methylase, whose protein sequence is MNSFINYLGGKSLLSKKIIPLIPEHTCYCEVFAGAAWMLFRKEESKVEIINDINSDLVALYRVIKNHLEEFIRYLKWILVARDEFERFKKEAPESLTDIQRAVRFYYLQRNSYGGKVAGQTFNIATTRPPTLNLLRIEEDLSMAHLRLSRVYIENLPYQRIIERFNKPETFFYIDPPYFNCENHYGKDIFGRDDFSALADILSRISGKFIMSINDTPEIRELFRRFRILEVETRYLAAGSSKQKKVTELLILNYNPESKIK, encoded by the coding sequence ATGAACAGTTTTATAAACTATCTCGGCGGTAAAAGTCTACTAAGCAAAAAGATTATACCTTTAATACCGGAGCATACATGCTATTGCGAGGTATTTGCCGGTGCGGCCTGGATGCTCTTCAGGAAAGAGGAATCCAAGGTCGAAATCATCAACGACATTAATAGTGATCTTGTCGCGCTGTATAGAGTCATCAAGAATCACCTTGAGGAGTTCATTCGGTATCTTAAGTGGATTTTGGTAGCCAGAGATGAATTTGAACGTTTTAAGAAAGAAGCGCCGGAATCCCTTACGGATATTCAAAGGGCTGTAAGATTTTACTATCTGCAGCGGAACAGCTACGGCGGGAAGGTGGCGGGGCAGACTTTTAATATCGCAACGACAAGGCCGCCTACTTTGAACCTCTTGCGTATCGAAGAGGATCTCTCCATGGCTCATTTGCGTCTCAGTCGCGTCTACATTGAGAATCTTCCGTATCAACGTATTATTGAGCGATTCAACAAGCCCGAGACTTTTTTCTACATAGACCCGCCATATTTTAATTGCGAGAATCACTATGGAAAAGACATCTTTGGCAGAGACGACTTCAGTGCTCTTGCCGACATACTTTCTCGCATATCGGGTAAGTTCATCATGTCGATAAACGATACTCCGGAGATCAGGGAGCTATTCCGGAGGTTCCGGATCCTTGAGGTCGAGACGCGCTATCTGGCCGCCGGATCAAGTAAGCAGAAAAAGGTGACTGAATTGCTGATTCTGAATTACAATCCAGAGAGTAAAATCAAATGA